A region from the Desulfoglaeba alkanexedens ALDC genome encodes:
- a CDS encoding flavodoxin family protein, translating to MKIIVILGSPRRKGNTAKMVSMFEDKVKENHEIEIINISKYNIGGCLGCYRCQEKKDEPGCVQKDDALLIFDKLIQADAIVYASPLYWWSFTSQIKPLIDRHFCLVKGYGTPDYTSLISDKPAALLVTCMGPIERNCDAIQSIFNGICEYAKLASKGNYILPFCTTPDEIGANGEELAENLANAITGN from the coding sequence GTGAAAATTATAGTAATTTTGGGAAGTCCAAGAAGAAAAGGGAACACAGCCAAAATGGTGTCCATGTTTGAAGATAAAGTTAAGGAGAATCATGAAATAGAAATTATTAACATCAGCAAGTATAATATAGGTGGCTGTCTTGGATGTTATAGATGCCAGGAAAAGAAAGATGAACCCGGATGCGTTCAAAAAGATGATGCATTGTTGATATTTGACAAATTAATCCAAGCTGATGCAATTGTGTATGCTTCCCCATTATATTGGTGGAGTTTTACTTCTCAAATAAAACCCCTGATTGACAGGCATTTTTGCCTTGTCAAAGGCTATGGTACACCTGACTACACGTCCCTTATTAGCGATAAACCTGCGGCCTTACTTGTTACCTGCATGGGGCCGATCGAACGCAATTGTGACGCTATACAGAGTATTTTTAACGGTATTTGTGAATATGCCAAGTTAGCATCAAAAGGGAATTATATTTTACCATTTTGTACAACGCCTGATGAAATTGGAGCTAATGGGGAAGAGCTTGCCGAAAATCTGGCAAACGCGATTACCGGAAATTAA
- a CDS encoding rhodanese-like domain-containing protein yields the protein MSNWDELLRSMTFDFFASGGHKIEMENLLATKDAIFLDVRSRQEWESLQIRLEHHIRVLWIPIDEIPNRHNEIPRDKTVGVFCSAGTRSTIVYMYLRSLGYENVRITASNYDAITSQLLPGKLYKAIGNHKIEQERH from the coding sequence ATGAGCAACTGGGACGAACTGTTACGAAGCATGACATTTGATTTCTTCGCAAGCGGCGGACACAAGATCGAAATGGAAAACCTGCTTGCGACGAAAGATGCAATCTTTCTAGATGTGAGATCCCGCCAAGAGTGGGAATCACTTCAGATTAGACTGGAACATCACATACGGGTTCTATGGATTCCGATTGATGAAATCCCAAATCGTCATAACGAGATACCTCGTGATAAAACCGTCGGCGTTTTTTGCTCTGCTGGCACCCGTTCTACCATCGTATACATGTATCTACGCTCCCTTGGTTATGAAAACGTGCGTATTACCGCCAGCAATTATGATGCAATCACCAGTCAGCTATTGCCGGGGAAATTGTACAAGGCAATTGGCAATCACAAAATTGAACAGGAGAGGCACTAA
- a CDS encoding sulfite exporter TauE/SafE family protein has translation MHTFIVIAIIFALTVVMIMSGRGGGNFYVAALVFSGVPMHTASTTSQFILLVSALMGAVVFGKARTMSWPLVFFFGGLNATLAFIGGFMAHSFGGTTLKTALSLLLFIAGVAMLLPEKQAHKVAVSRFGYWNVKEGINQYVINLWVAVPLTMVTGFFSGMVGISGGSFLVPLMVVGCGVMMRTAVGTATAMQAATALTGFAGNALHGGFDPALAIPCGAVAVIGGLIGSRIALKTKPKSLKIISGILTIAAAIFMLVNALSGK, from the coding sequence ATGCACACTTTTATAGTTATCGCTATCATTTTTGCCCTCACGGTAGTCATGATCATGAGCGGACGCGGCGGCGGCAACTTTTATGTAGCGGCGCTTGTCTTTTCGGGAGTCCCGATGCACACAGCTTCCACAACCAGCCAGTTCATTCTGCTTGTAAGCGCGTTAATGGGAGCCGTTGTCTTTGGGAAGGCAAGGACGATGTCTTGGCCGCTGGTATTCTTCTTTGGTGGCCTGAACGCAACGCTGGCCTTTATCGGAGGGTTCATGGCCCATTCGTTCGGCGGTACGACATTGAAAACAGCATTGTCCCTGTTATTGTTCATCGCAGGCGTTGCCATGCTGTTGCCCGAAAAACAGGCACATAAGGTCGCTGTTTCACGCTTTGGTTATTGGAATGTCAAGGAAGGCATCAATCAATATGTCATCAATTTGTGGGTCGCTGTGCCCTTAACCATGGTTACCGGTTTTTTCTCTGGGATGGTAGGAATTTCAGGGGGATCATTCCTTGTCCCGTTGATGGTTGTTGGGTGTGGCGTAATGATGCGTACTGCTGTCGGTACAGCGACAGCCATGCAAGCGGCAACTGCGTTGACTGGATTTGCTGGCAACGCTTTGCATGGAGGGTTTGACCCGGCGTTGGCGATTCCGTGTGGAGCGGTGGCAGTAATAGGCGGGCTGATCGGCAGTAGAATTGCGCTAAAGACAAAACCGAAAAGCCTGAAAATCATTTCCGGAATTCTCACGATAGCAGCCGCGATATTTATGCTGGTGAATGCACTCTCGGGTAAGTGA
- a CDS encoding S1C family serine protease yields MPTLKRTEKTGPRRLLAATFLCFLLMAHYGASFAFTGEEKNTIDVYQRVAPSVVNITAEVLQFDFFFRPVPTSGAGSGVILDAEGTIVTNYHVIAGARALGVTLSDGSHWEAEVVGTSPESDLAVIRIHAEDRTLAPIALGNSDELEVGRKVFAIGNPFGLGQTLTVGIVSQLNRDLRSDGGVFRGLIQTDAAVNPGNSGGALVDSAGKLVGINTAILSPTGSSVGIGFAIPINHVKRVVPGLTHAGGRWLGWLLAFLLVAWMIRRIIRAA; encoded by the coding sequence ATGCCGACGCTGAAAAGGACCGAAAAGACGGGCCCCCGCCGCTTGTTGGCTGCAACGTTTTTGTGCTTCCTCCTGATGGCACATTACGGCGCCTCCTTCGCCTTCACCGGTGAAGAGAAGAATACCATCGACGTTTATCAACGGGTGGCTCCTTCGGTGGTGAACATCACAGCCGAGGTGCTGCAATTCGACTTCTTTTTCCGGCCGGTGCCGACCTCCGGTGCCGGTTCCGGCGTCATCCTCGACGCCGAGGGAACCATCGTTACGAATTATCATGTGATCGCCGGCGCTCGCGCTCTGGGTGTCACCCTGAGTGACGGGTCCCACTGGGAAGCGGAGGTTGTTGGCACGTCGCCCGAAAGCGACCTGGCCGTCATCCGCATTCACGCCGAAGACCGCACCTTGGCGCCCATCGCCCTGGGGAATTCGGACGAACTGGAGGTGGGCCGAAAGGTTTTCGCCATAGGGAATCCCTTTGGGCTGGGCCAGACACTGACCGTGGGAATTGTGAGCCAGTTGAACCGGGACCTCCGGAGCGACGGCGGAGTCTTTCGAGGGCTCATCCAGACCGACGCCGCCGTGAACCCCGGCAACTCGGGAGGTGCGCTGGTGGATTCCGCCGGGAAACTGGTGGGCATCAACACCGCCATTTTGAGCCCCACCGGCTCCAGCGTAGGGATCGGTTTCGCCATTCCCATAAACCACGTGAAACGCGTGGTGCCGGGATTGACCCATGCCGGAGGGCGGTGGCTCGGCTGGCTTCTGGCCTTCCTTTTGGTTGCCTGGATGATCCGGCGCATTATCCGAGCGGCCTGA
- a CDS encoding phosphatidylglycerophosphatase A family protein: MGRASGFWLAVARLCGVGTVSPAPGTVATAVVGVPSAVLLSFLSAPWDYGVVVLVFFLACLASARAASVLEDDDPRQVVIDELVGYLVTMVGLPVSPLSLATGFVAFRLFDIWKPWPVSVLDRRLGGGLGIVADDVAAGLYAHVCVWGVLQWVGR; encoded by the coding sequence ATGGGGCGGGCGTCTGGTTTCTGGCTGGCCGTGGCGCGCTTGTGCGGCGTGGGGACGGTTTCCCCGGCGCCGGGGACGGTTGCGACCGCGGTCGTCGGGGTTCCCTCCGCGGTGCTTCTCTCTTTCCTTTCCGCTCCGTGGGACTACGGTGTGGTGGTCCTGGTTTTTTTTCTGGCCTGCCTTGCGAGTGCCCGGGCGGCGTCGGTTCTGGAAGACGATGATCCCCGCCAGGTGGTGATCGACGAACTGGTGGGCTATCTGGTGACCATGGTGGGGCTTCCGGTGTCCCCGCTTTCCCTGGCGACGGGGTTTGTGGCCTTTCGGCTTTTCGACATCTGGAAACCGTGGCCGGTTTCGGTTCTGGACAGACGTCTTGGGGGAGGTTTGGGAATCGTGGCCGACGACGTGGCGGCGGGTCTTTATGCTCATGTGTGCGTCTGGGGAGTGCTCCAGTGGGTCGGTCGATGA